A portion of the Phaeodactylum tricornutum CCAP 1055/1 chromosome 7, whole genome shotgun sequence genome contains these proteins:
- a CDS encoding predicted protein has protein sequence MPLFFRGKRAKSRHDNLVAMSNEPSSEVLELSVAETNRLRASLGLAPLRGVSGILAEASPAAADTTTHASSKEELVLSVEATNVLRSQLGLAPLRDTANEVTPTTQHSSRLRHAPAENQGDRQQAAERIEQARLRRQVEQNVAQLYGEASLAENATINAQSWAQSFRARPTAEPAARQPPSTESSSSTAPAAYTAQDLRGLRVAHAVQDFQDNATTVLTLTDSSLLTRDEASGKVLGLTHDQDASALENVDLATARIQQDGLREKRKVEMGMGRAGGYAGYDDDEFEELGGTQGPSRAGRRPHLERGEENARPSEVAKSNRGFSIGAVLDEYDRKEVASSDLFASKHQAISLEPTRADVTASDFMTAEEERVLRAAKKESTKFKKKKKKSKTKTSRTTNTDDGDESEKNRESSLLDELEETAVEGSSGALQSRKRRRRQHDDTEENEDKALKVKPDKPPSMHVDNSSHDAPSAAEKRAKYDAIMAKGNERTKAAFAVPKIKTVDLDDEPDDAFLNAALAKARRLNRLKEMTSKAETVLSHKGADAVLQALQSSNKPADSSLTTGSTNTISFSVDDTREFTRALRARDEQVERELSKRYVKSEREQVVKQGTTVQQPTVSTVDGDQDAMDTGDVDMHELAKEVKEDHVTALEGTTGTDVPVGRGLAGMLNILKQNGDMTRKNAGKEELRGRAKDERNYEDYEPLDLKKVVKIDGRKANDKDKEFAKREVKLEYRDKHGRLLTRKEAFRDLSYQFHGYTSGKRKEEKKLQQIAREQAEVAVAARQAGEGGTLGALRATQKATGKAFV, from the exons ATGCCACTCTTTTTTCGAGGCAAACGTGCGAA ATCTCGGCACGACAATTTGGTGGCGATGTCGAACGAACCGTCTTCGGAAGTGTTGGAGTTGTCGGTCGCCGAGACGAATCGGTTACGGGCTTCGTTAGGATTGGCCCCGCTGCGTGGGGTCTCGGGCATCCTCGCCGAGGCGTCTCCAGCTGCCGCAGATACTACCACACACGCGAGTTCTAAAGAAGAATTGGTCTTATCGGTGGAGGCAACTAACGTTTTGCGGTCCCAATTGGGTCTCGCGCCCTTGCGTGACACAGCGAATGAAGTGACTCCCACGACACAACACAGTAGCCGTTTACGGCACGCTCCGGCCGAGAATCAAGGAGATCGCCAACAAGCAGCGGAACGGATTGAGCAGGCTCGATTGCGGAGACAAGTAGAACAGAACGTCGCACAATTGTACGGTGAAGCATCGTTGGCCGAAAACGCGACGATCAACGCCCAGTCCTGGGCGCAATCCTTCCGCGCGCGACCCACGGCGGAACCAGCGGCTCGGCAGCCCCCGTCGACGGAATCCTCCTCCTCTACTGCACCGGCGGCGTACACCGCCCAAGACTTGCGGGGGCTGCGGGTAGCCCACGCAGTCCAGGATTTTCAGGATAACGCCACGACGGTCCTGACTTTGACcgattcttctttgctgaCTCGGGACGAAGCGTCCGGCAAAGTGCTCGGATTAACACACGATCAAGATGCTTCGGCTCTCGAAAACGTCGATTTGGCGACAGCCCGGATACAACAGGACGGATTGCGTGAAAAGCGGAAAGTGGAAATGGGCATGGGCCGGGCCGGTGGCTACGCTGGCTACGACGATGATGAGTTTGAAGAATTGGGCGGCACGCAGGGGCCATCCCGCGCGGGACGACGACCGCATCTCGAACGCGGCGAAGAGAATGCTCGACCGTCCGAAGTAGCGAAATCAAATAGAGGCTTTTCTATTGGGGCCGTGTTGGATGAATACGATCGCAAAGAAGTGGCGTCGTCGGATTTGTTTGCGAGCAAGCACCAGGCCATTTCATTGGAGCCCACTCGTGCCGACGTGACGGCCTCGGACTTTATGACggcagaagaagaacgagTACTCCGGGCGGCTAAAAAGGAATCCACAAagttcaaaaagaaaaagaagaaatccaaaACTAAAACGAGTCGAACAACAAATACTGATGATGGCGATGAAAGTGAAAAAAATAGAGAATCGTCACTTTTGGATGAGTTGGAAGAAACAGCGGTGGAAGGTTCCTCAGGTGCATTACAATCTCGCAAGCGGCGTCGTCGACAACACGATGATACGGAGGAGAATGAGGATAAAGCACTGAAAGTCAAACCCGACAAGCCACCGTCGATGCACGTAGACAACTCTTCCCACGATGCGCCGTCTGCGGCGGAAAAGCGAGCCAAGTACGACGCCATCATGGCCAAGGGCAACGAGCGAACCAAGGCCGCATTTGCGGTTCCTAAGATCAAGACGGTTGACCTGGATGATGAACCGGACGATGCATTTTTAAATGCAGCCTTGGCCAAAGCCCGTCGTCTGAACAGACTCAAAGAAATGACCTCCAAGGCCGAGACTGTATTATCTCATAAGGGAGCAGATGCGGTGTTGCAAGCGCTTCAATCTTCCAACAAGCCTGCTGACTCTTCTTTGACTACCGGTAGCACCAATACTATTTCCTTCTCAGTGGATGACACGCGGGAATTTACCCGGGCACTTCGTGCGCGAGACGAACAAGTGGAGCGGGAATTAAGCAAACGCTACGTCAAAAGTGAAAGAGAGCAGGTGGTCAAGCAGGGTACGACTGTCCAACAGCCAACAGTGTCTACGGTCGACGGCGACCAGGATGCTATGGATACAGGGGATGTGGATATGCACGAGCTGGCGAAAGAAGTGAAAGAGGATCACGTCACGGCTCTAGAGGGAACGACGGGAACTGATGTTCCTGTAGGCCGTGGCTTAGCTGGAATGCTAAATATTCTCAAGCAGAATGGTGACATGACTCGTAAAAATGCCGGCAAAGAAGAGTTACGGGGCCGCGCCAAGGATGAACGTAACTACGAGGATTACGAACCACTCGATTTGAAAAAGGTTGTCAAAATCGATGGCCGCAAGGCGAACGATAAGGACAAGGAGTTTGCCAAACGCGAAGTCAAATTGGAGTATCGCGATAAGCACGGTCGTCTGCTGACCCGCAAGGAAGCCTTTCGCGATCTCAGTTACCAGTTTCATGGTTACACAAGTGGAAAgcgcaaagaagaaaagaagctgcAACAAATAGCCAGGGAGCAAGCCGAAGTGGCAGTGGCCGCAAGACAAGCCGGTGAAGGTGGAACACTAGGGGCATTGCGAGCCACACAAAAAGCCACGGGCAAAGCATTTGTT
- a CDS encoding predicted protein gives MTAMEKMDVAVIGAGVVGLAVARALSLTGREVLLLDRAPRIGSETSSRNSEVIHGGLYYPNASWKATMCVRGRHLLYNFCEQRNVAYQKIGKLIVATEQSQTREVLPNLYKNAKRNGVNDVALLSREDISILEPQVKSYGALWSPSTGIVDSHEFMLSILAEAEEYGTTLALHTNVANARIVDNRIHLYASGIWMDCNTVINCAGLWADQIARLLHSKSSSKWQPPRQFFARGTYFRLRGASPFHHLVYPLPDPEGGLGVHATLDLQGQVKFGPDVEWLDVDTDPDTLDWKADQGRAERFYASIRQYWPNLADNFLEPDYTGVRPKLEHPNLIVGDDLPFADFRIASPREHGIPGLYHLFGIESPGLTSAMALAEHIAQSLEC, from the coding sequence ATGACTGCAATGGAGAAAATGGATGTAGCAGTAATCGGCGCTGGTGTTGTGGGTCTGGCAGTCGCTAGAGCGCTGAGTTTGACGGGCAGGGAAGTCTTACTTTTGGATCGCGCGCCACGGATTGGCTCCGAAACATCGTCACGCAACAGCGAAGTCATCCACGGTGGCCTTTACTATCCCAATGCATCGTGGAAGGCTACTATGTGTGTCAGAGGGCGTCATCTTTTGTACAATTTTTGCGAACAACGAAACGTGGCATACCAAAAGATTGGCAAACTCATTGTGGCAACCGAACAATCTCAAACGCGAGAGGTGCTTCCAAATTTGTACAAAAATGCTAAAAGAAACGGCGTCAATGATGTGGCGCTTTTAAGCAGGGAGGATATCTCTATTTTGGAGCCTCAAGTGAAGTCTTACGGAGCACTATGGTCGCCGTCCACGGGGATTGTCGATTCTCATGAATTCATGTTGAGTATTTTGGCCGAGGCTGAAGAGTACGGTACGACTTTAGCATTGCATACCAATGTAGCCAATGCTCGAATCGTTGACAACCGTATTCACCTATATGCATCAGGTATATGGATGGATTGCAATACTGTCATAAACTGCGCTGGGCTGTGGGCAGATCAAATAGCTCGACTCTTACATAGCAAATCCAGCTCCAAATGGCAGCCTCCCCGGCAGTTCTTTGCACGCGGGACATATTTCCGGCTCCGGGGGGCATCCCCATTCCATCATTTGGTCTATCCATTACCGGATCCAGAAGGTGGTTTAGGTGTGCACGCAACGTTGGATCTTCAAGGTCAAGTCAAATTTGGTCCGGACGTAGAGTGGCTCGACGTCGACACAGATCCAGATACTCTTGACTGGAAAGCCGATCAGGGACGAGCCGAGCGCTTCTACGCCTCGATTCGACAGTATTGGCCCAACCTTGCCGACAACTTCCTTGAACCCGACTATACAGGCGTACGTCCAAAACTCGAGCACCCGAATCTCATCGTCGGTGATGACCTTCCCTTTGCGGATTTTCGAATCGCCAGCCCGCGCGAGCATGGAATACCGGGATTGTATCACCTGTTTGGAATAGAAAGCCCAGGTTTGACGAGTGCCATGGCACTTGCCGAGCACATTGCCCAATCTTTAGAATGCTAG
- a CDS encoding predicted protein: MQRKRYAHKRLNTFTAPQKETLPPDFLRKILQDHGDMSSKRYQSEKRIYLGALKYVPHALYKLLENIPMPWESYKEVPVLFHVTGAISFIDHVPTVIEPVYRAQWGTAWLLMRREKRDRRHFKRMRFPPFDDEEPPLDYADHLLTVEPGEAVQLDLQQDDDYALLRDWFYESSQPLSDIRETRQEPLADHVYVNGPSYKTWRLSTPVLAQLYRLAEPLLNSQTDTNHRYLFDLPHFLTAKALNVAIPGGPRFEPLFRDVEQDEDWNDFNDVSKIIIRVPIRTEYKIAFPHVYNARPRKTVLSPYHDVPSSYAGDEDDDEPDLLCFEAYPSQLNPIVRVVHTKDWSVPEDVDEFEVEDFSWELDEEVVGAPDLQPLLSDAPLATETTSSGVALYWAPYPFNTRAGRTRRVLDIPLIGHWFRDRVSRDMNYPTKVRVSYQKLLKAWVVSQLHSRPAKPRAKRSLFKSLKSTKFFQCTELDWVEVGLQICRQGHNVLNLLIQRKQLNYLHLDYNFNLKPTKTLTTKERKKSRFGNAFHLVREILRLTKLVVDAHVQYRLSNIDAYQLADGLQYTFNHVGQLTGMYRYKYRLMRQIRTCKDLKHLIYYRFNTGPVGKGPGVGFWAPSWRVWMFFLRGITPLLEKWLGNLLARQFEGRHSKSFAKNVTKQRVESHFDLELRASVMHDILDMMPAGVKQNKSRVILSHLSEAFRCWKANIPWKVPGMPAPIENMILRYVKAKADWWTNIAHYNRERIKRGGTVDKSVVKKNLGRLTRLWLKAEQERQHNYLKDGPYVSAEEAVAIYTTTVHWLESRKFTPIPFPPLSYKHDTKLLILALERLKENYGLAIRLNSAAREELALIEQAYDNPHEALSRIKRHLLTQRTFKEVEVEFMDMYEFLSPVYTIEPLEKITDSYLDQYLWYEADKRHLFPTWIKPADSEPPPLLVYKWCQGINNLENIWQVDENGDSVVLVQSKFDKLYEKMDLTLLNRLLRLIVDHNIADYMTAKNNVSIAFKDMLHTNSYGLIRGLQFSSFIVQYYGLVLDLLVLGLTRASEIAGLPQRPNEYLTFADIETEVSHPIRLYTRYFDKIYMLFKFDTNDSKDLIQRYLTEHPDPNNENAVGYRNKKCWPRDCRMRLLKRDVNLGRAVFWDIKNRLPRSITTLDWDVAFVSVYSVDNPNLLFDMSGFEVRIQPIKTARRSAAGAFQSPVAPTTYKDGVWNLQNETTKEMTAQAHLCVEEEAVRAFDNRIRQILMSSGATTFTKIANKWNTALIGLMTYYREAVLNTQELLDLLVKNENKIQTRIKIGLNSKMPSRFPPVVFYCPKELGGLGMLSMGHVLIPQSDLRYSKQTDMGVTHFRSGLSHDADQLIPNLFRYLQPWESEFVDSQRVWAEYALKRQEANTQNRRLTLEDLEDSWDRGIPRINTLFSKDRHTLAYDRGWRSREEMKRYHILRVNPFWWTHQRHDGKLWNLNAYRTDMIQALGGVEGILEHSLFKGTYFPTWEGLFWEKASGFEESMKFKKLTNAQRSGLTQIPNRRFTLWWSPTINRANVYVGFQVQLDLTGIFMHGKIPTLKISLIQIFRAHLWQKIHESIVMDIVQVFDQELDALEIENVQKETIHPRKSYKMNSSCADLVLFAAYKWQVSKPSLLHDTKDDYDGTTSNKYWLDVQLRWGDFDSHDIERYSRAKFLDYTTDNMSIYPSPTGCLLSVDLAYSLYSGFGNFIPGGKPLLQQAMAKIMKANPALYVLRERIRKGLQLYSSEPTEPYLSSQNYGELFSNQVIWFVDDTNVYRVTIHKTFEGNLTTKPINGAIFIFNPRTGQLFLKIIHTSVWAGQKRLSQLAKWKTAEEVAALIRSLPIEEQPKQIIVTRKGMLDPLEVHCLDFPNIVLKGSELQLPFQAALKVEKFGDLILRATEPQMVLFNIYDDWLKSISSYTAFSRLILILRGLHVHTDKVKQILRPDTSVVTEPHHVWPSLTDEQWIKVEVALKDLILADYGKKNNVNVSSLTQSEIRDIILGMEIAPPSVQRQQVAEIEAQAREQSQMTATTTKTTNVHGEQIVVTTTTQYESATFQSKTDWRVRAISATNLHLRTKHIYVSSEDISEEGLTYVLPKNILAKFITTADLRTQIAGYLYGVTPPDNDLVREVRCIVMVPQIGNHQSVTLPKKLPDNDILKELEPLGWIHTQPNELIQNGVQILPAPDVVTHASIMADNPNAWTGESEIIITTSFTQGSCSLTAYRVTENGVQWGNKSRNIAGGVANAEQYSSSCFEKVQMLLSDRFKGFFMVPQGGLGWNYNFQGVKHSAGMDYELKMDTPEPFYAECHRPQHFLSFVQMEDGAGDDGADLDDFLG; the protein is encoded by the exons ATGCAACGCAAACGCTACGCTCACAAACGGCTCAACACATTCACAGCGCCGCAGAAGGAAACCCTCCCGCCTGATTTCTTGCGCAAAATCTTGCAGGACCATGGGGACATGAGCAGCAAACGCTACCAGTCGGAAAAACGTATCTACCTAGGAGCCTTAAAATACGTTCCCCACGCTTTGTATAAACTTCTCGAAAATATTCCCATGCCGTGGGAGTCTTATAAAGAAGTACCCGTGCTCTTCCACGTCACGGGAGCGATTTCTTTCATCGATCACGTACCGACCGTCATCGAGCCGGTGTACCGGGCGCAGTGGGGAACTGCCTGGTTGTTGATGCGCAGAGAAAAACGGGATCGCCGACATTTCAAGCGGATGCGATTTCCTCCCTTTGACGATGAGGAACCGCCGCTCGACTACGCCGATCATTTACTTACGGTAGAGCCCGGGGAAGCCGTACAACTGGATTTGCAACAAGATGACGATTACGCCTTGTTAAGAGATTGGTTCTACGAGTCCTCACAGCCTCTAAGTGATATTCGGGAAACGCGACAAGAGCCGCTGGCGGATCACGTCTACGTAAACGGTCCGAGTTATAAGACATGGCGCTTGAGCACACCAGTGTTGGCCCAACTGTACCGTCTCGCGGAACCCCTACTGAATTCCCAGACCGATACGAATCATCGGTATTTGTTCGATTTGCCCCACTTTTTGACGGCCAAGGCATTGAATGTCGCCATTCCCGGTGGGCCCCGTTTCGAACCGCTATTTCGAGATGTGGAGCAAGATGAAGATTGGAACGACTTCAATGACGTTTCGAAAATCATCATTCGGGTGCCGATACGGACGGAATACAAGATCGCGTTTCCGCACGTTTACAATGCACGGCCACGAAAAACCGTATTGTCGCCTTATCACGATGTGCCCTCGAGTTACGCGGgagacgaagatgacgatgagcCGGATTTGCTTTGTTTTGAAGCCTACCCGTCTCAATTAAATCCGATCGTGCGCGTCGTCCATACCAAGGACTGGTCCGTACCGGAAGACGTGGATGAATTTGAAGTGGAAGACTTTA GTTGGgaattggacgaagaagTCGTCGGGGCGCCCGACTTGCAACCGCTGTTGTCGGACGCCCCACTGGCTACAGAAACAACCTCCTCTGGCGTTGCCCTGTACTGGGCACCATATCCGTTCAACACTCGTGCGGGACGTACCCGTCGAGTCCTTGACATTCCCCTGATCGGCCACTGGTTCCGGGACCGAGTTTCGCGAGATATGAACTATCCCACCAAAGTGCGCGTCTCTTACCAAAAGCTTCTCAAAGCCTGGGTGGTTTCGCAGCTGCACTCCCGTCCGGCTAAGCCACGCGCCAAGCGTTCATTATTCAAGAGCCTTAAGAGTACCAAGTTCTTTCAGTGTACCGAGCTGGACTGGGTTGAGGTGGGCCTGCAGATCTGCCGTCAAGGCCACAATGTCTTGAACTTGTTGATTCAACGCAAACAGCTCAACTACTTGCATTTGGACTACAACTTTAACCTCAAACCGACAAAAACTCTGACGACCAAGGAGCGTAAAAAGTCGCGCTTTGGTAACGCTTTTCATTTAGTTCGAGAGATTTTGCGTCTAACAAAACTTGTGGTCGATGCTCATGTGCAGTATCGTCTTTCTAATATTGACGCTTACCAGCTCGCGGATGGACTCCAGTATACATTTAACCACGTCGGTCAGCTGACGGGAATGTATCGGTACAAATACCGATTGATGCGGCAAATTCGAACTTGCAAGGATCTGAAACACTTAATCTATTATCGTTTCAATACGGGCCCTGTCGGCAAAGGACCAGGAGTTGGTTTTTGGGCGCCGTCCTGGCGTGTATGGATGTTCTTCCTTCGTGGTATTACACCGTTACTAGAAAAGTGGCTGGGTAATTTGCTGGCACGCCAGTTTGAGGGTCGTCATTCCAAATCATTTGCCAAGAATGTGACGAAGCAACGGGTTGAATCACACTTTGATTTGGAATTGCGTGCGAGTGTGATGCACGACATTCTCGATATGATGCCTGCCGGTGTCAAACAAAATAAGAGTCGCGTTATTTTGTCACATTTGTCTGAGGCATTCCGATGCTGGAAAGCAAACATTCCTTGGAAGGTGCCCGGTATGCCTGCTCCTATCGAGAACATGATTTTACGTTATGTCAAGGCCAAGGCTGATTGGTGGACAAATATTGCGCATTACAATCGCGAACGCATCAAGCGAGGCGGAACTGTTGATAAGAGTGTGGTCAAGAAGAATTTAGGTCGACTTACCAGGTTGTGGCTCAAGGCAGAGCAGGAACGCCAGCACAACTATCTCAAGGACGGACCGTACGTTTCGGCCGAAGAAGCCGTCGCCATTTATACGACGACTGTTCATTGGTTGGAAAGTCGAAAGTTTACTCCAATTCCCTTTCCACCGCTATCCTACAAGCACGATACCAAGCTGCTGATTCTGGCACTGGAACGGTTAAAGGAAAATTACGGTTTAGCGATTCGTCTGAATAGTGCCGCGCGTGAAGAGTTGGCCTTGATCGAGCAAGCGTACGATAATCCACATGAAGCTCTGTCGCGTATTAAGCGTCACCTACTAACGCAGCGAACTTTCAAGGAAGTGGAGGTTGAGTTTATGGACATGTACGAATTCTTGTCGCCAGTGTATACCATTGAGCCACTGGAGAAGATTACGGACTCATATTTGGACCAGTATCTTTGGTACGAAGCTGACAAGCGCCACTTGTTCCCAACCTGGATCAAGCCCGCGGACTCGGAGCCTCCGCCCTTACTTGTTTACAAATGGTGTCAAGGAATCAATAACTTGGAAAATATTTGGCAGGTCGACGAGAACGGCGATAGCGTTGTTCTGGTTCAATCGAAGTTTGACAAACTTTACGAGAAAATGGACCTCACTTTGTTGAATCGACTGCTGCGACTCATCGTCGATCACAATATTGCTGATTACATGACAGCAAAGAACAATGTCAGTATCGCCTTCAAAGATATGCTACACACGAACTCCTATGGGTTAATTCGTGGGTTACAGTTCTCATCGTTTATCGTTCAGTATTACGGGCTGGTATTGGACCTTTTGGTGTTGGGTTTGACACGAGCCAGCGAAATTGCGGGTCTTCCGCAGCGTCCCAATGAATATTTGACTTTTGCGGACATTGAGACGGAGGTCAGTCACCCTATTCGTCTTTATACCCGGTATTTTGACAAGATTTACATGTTGTTCAAGTTCGACACAAACGATAGTAAGGATCTTATCCAACGTTACCTTACTGAGCATCCTGATCCAAACAACGAAAATGCTGTCGGATATAGAAACAAGAAGTGCTGGCCTCGTGATTGTCGCATGCGCTTACTGAAGCGCGATGTCAACCTCGGACGAGCGGTGTTTTGGGACATAAAGAATCGCCTCCCCAGGAGTATTACGACCTTGGATTGGGACGTGGCCTTCGTCAGCGTATACAGCGTAGACAATCCGAATCTGTTGTTTGATATGAGTGGATTTGAGGTTCGTATTCAGCCGATCAAGACAGCTCGTCGATCTGCCGCCGGCGCTTTTCAGTCTCCTGTAGCCCCGACAACCTACAAGGATGGTGTTTGGAACCTCCAAAAcgaaacgacgaaagagATGACAGCTCAAGCTCATCTGTGTGTCGAGGAGGAAGCAGTTCGGGCCTTCGATAATCGTATCCGCCAGATTCTAATGAGCAGTGGCGCCACCACTTTTACGAAGATCGCGAACAAATGGAACACAGCGCTAATTGGTTTGATGACATACTATCGTGAAGCCGTATTAAACACACAAGAGCTGCTTGATCTTCTTGTTAAGAACGAGAATAAGATTCAGACAAGAATTAAGATTGGCTTGAACAGTAAGATGCCCAGTCGCTTTCCTCCAGTTGTGTTTTATTGTCCCAAGGAGCTAGGTGGTCTTGGAATGCTTTCGATGGGGCATGTACTTATACCCCAGAGTGACCTTCGATACAGCAAACAAACTGATATGGGGGTCACACACTTCCGTTCTGGTCTTAGCCATGATGCCGACCAATTGATTCCCAATTTATTCCGGTATTTGCAGCCGTGGGAAAGCGAGTTTGTCGATTCGCAACGAGTGTGGGCGGAATATGCCTTGAAGCGCCAGGAAGCGAACACTCAGAATCGTCGGCTAACGCTCGAGGACCTCGAAGACTCATGGGACCGTGGAATTCCAAGGATCAATACCCTCTTCTCAAAGGATCGTCATACGCTTGCGTACGACCGTGGCTGGCGAAGTAGAGAGGAAATGAAGCGCTACCACATTCTTCGGGTAAATCCCTTTTGGTGGACTCATCAACGACACGATGGAAAACTTTGGAATCTGAATGCATACCGTACGGACATGATCCAAGCACTAGGCGGCGTCGAAGGTATCCTAGAGCATAGTCTTTTCAAAGGCACCTACTTTCCGACCTGGGAGGGTTTATTTTGGGAAAAAGCTTCTGGATTTGAGGAGAGTATGAAGTTTAAAAAGCTGACGAATGCCCAACGGTCAGGTTTGACCCAGATTCCCAACCGACGTTTTACTTTATGGTGGTCTCCAACTATCAATCGAGCCAACGTCTACGTTGGTTTTCAGGTGCAGCTAGACTTGACGGGGATTTTTATGCATGGCAAGATTCCTACTCTAAAAATTTCGCTGATTCAGATTTTCCGCGCTCATCTATGGCAAAAGATACACGAAAGTATTGTAATGGACATAGTGCAAGTCTTTGATCAAGAGTTGGATGCTCTCGAAATTGAAAATGTTCAGAAGGAAACAATTCACCCTCGAAAATCTTATAAAATGAACAGTAGTTGTGCTGATCTTGTCCTTTTTGCAGCTTACAAATGGCAAGTCTCAAAGCCCAGTCTTCTGCATGATACGAAAGACGACTACGATGGAACGACTTCAAACAAGTACTGGCTAGATGTTCAGCTTCGCTGGGGCGATTTTGACTCGCACGACATTGAGCGCTACTCACGGGCTAAGTTTTTGGACTACACGACCGACAACATGAGTATCTACCCATCGCCAACTGGATGTTTACTATCCGTCGACCTGGCCTATTCTCTTTACAGCGGTTTTGGCAACTTTATTCCCGGGGGAAAGCCACTTCTTCAACAAGCGATGGCCAAAATTATGAAGGCGAATCCGGCTCTTTACGTACTCCGTGAGCGTATCCGGAAGGGGCTACAGCTTTATTCAAGTGAGCCTACTGAGCCGTATTTAAGTTCTCAGAATTACGGTGAGCTGTTTAGCAATCAGGTGATTTGGTTTGTGGACGATACAAATGTATACCGTGTGACGATTCACAAGACATTCGAGGGCAACTTGACGACCAAGCCTATAAATGGTGCAATTTTTATATTTAACCCAAGGACTGGTCAGCTCTTTTTGAAAATTATTCACACGAGTGTTTGGgctggacagaagcgctTGTCACAACTTGCAAAGTGGAAGACTGCTGAAGAAGTTGCCGCGCTGATTCGTTCTCTTCCAATCGAAGAGCAGCCGAAACAGATTATTGTTACGCGGAAGGGTATGTTGGATCCCTTAGAGGTCCATTGCTTGGATTTTCCAAATATCGTGTTGAAAGGCTCAGAGTTGCAGCTACCCTTCCAAGCTGCGCTCAAGGTTGAGAAATTCGGAGACCTTATCTTACGCGCCACGGAGCCTCAAATGGTGTTGTTTAACATCTATGATGATTGGCTCAAGAGTATTTCGTCGTATACTGCCTTCTCTCGTCTGATTCTGATTCTCCGGGGCCTTCATGTTCATACTGATAAAGTCAAACAAATTCTCCGACCCGATACCAGCGTTGTAACGGAACCGCATCACGTATGGCCATCCCTGACGGACGAGCAATGGATCAAAGTGGAGGTGGCCCTGAAAGACTTGATTCTTGCTGACTACGGAAAGAAGAATAACGTCAATGTTTCGAGTTTGACACAGAGCGAAATCCGCGACATTATCCTCGGAATGGAGATTGCGCCTCCTTCTGTTCAGCGCCAACAAGTCGCCGAAATCGAGGCACAAGCTCGTGAACAATCGCAGATGACAGCAACcacaacaaagacgacgaatgTACATGGCGAACAAATCGTTGTCACAACCACTACACAGTACGAGTCAGCGACGTTCCAGAGCAAGACGGATTGGCGGGTACGCGCAATTAGTGCGACTAATTTGCACCTCCGAACAAAGCATATCTACGTCTCTTCTGAAGACATTTCGGAAGAGGGTCTTACATATGTACTACCCAAGAACATTCTTGCCAAATTCATCACGACAGCCGACCTTCGAACTCAGATTGCTGGTTACCTCTATGGAGTGACTCCCCCTGACAACGATCTGGTTCGCGAAGTACGGTGTATTGTTATGGTTCCACAAATAGGTAACCATCAGAGCGTAACACTACCGAAGAAATTACCTGACAATGATATCCTTAAGGAGCTGGAACCACTTGGATGGATTCACACACAGCCGAACGAACTGATTCAGAATGGGGTACAGATACTGCCAGCACCCGACGTTGTGACTCATGCTTCCATCATGGCAGACAATCCGAACGCGTGGACTGGTGAGAGCGAGATCATTATTACTACGTCCTTCACGCAAGGATCGTGTTCGCTGACAGCTTATCGCGTGACTGAGAATGGAGTGCAATGGGGTAACAAAAGTCGAAACATTGCTGGTGGCGTAGCGAATGCCGAACAGTACTCGTCCAGTTGTTTTGAAAAGGTGCAAATGCTTCTCAGTGACCGCTTTAAGGGGTTCTTTATGGTTCCGCAAGGCGGTCTTGGATGGAATTACAACTTTCAGGGGGTGAAACATAGTGCTGGAATGGATTATGAGCTGAAAATGGACACTCCTGAACCGTTTTACGCAGAGTGCCATCGACCGCAGCACTTCTTGTCATTTGTTCAAATGGAAGACGGAGCGGGCGATGATGGCGCTGATCTAGACGACTTCTTGGGCTAG